CTCGCGCTCACGGTTTCTGATCGGGGTTCTGCAGGTGCAGGGGTTCGCCCGGGCTCGCCGGTCCTACCCGGCCGCGTTCGCCGCCTCCGCCATGTCGACGTCGTCGGGGGCCAAGGAGGCGCCGGCCAACAACCCGGGCCTGCAGGCCAAGGTCGACCCCGCCACCAAGGGCTACTTCATGCAGCAGACAGTAAGCCGATCCTTCCCGTTTCCTGCTTCGTTTTAGCTGCCAATTGAGCGGGCATGCGTGGTATTGGATTCGAGTTTGCGCCTCCGTGGGTTTGATCTGTGGAGTGGAAGGGAGTTTTGTGGCTGGATTTGGCCGAAGCAATCTGTCGAACAGTTGGTGGTCCGTACGTGCTTGCTGTGGCAGGTTATAGAATTGGGAGAAAACAACACTTACCGAGGACTAAGTGATGGGTGTTGTTAGTTCCATGTGATAATTTCGAGCAGCGTTGTTGGTTTTGCAGCTGCAGTGTCAACTTAGCATCCCACTCTGTTTGGCCCAGTATTGCCGCTGTGCATATGTTTTATTACTGCACCACGTATGGTATGGAGTTGTTTCTGTGGAATGCTGGAAACtgtgtgtatgtgtaggatatgcAATTCATCGTAGGCTTTCATGGTGTTACATTTTCGACAGGGCTGCTTTCAATGCTTTGCAATAGGCTCAGGAAATTCTTAGTGTTAATGCACCAGGCCATGAAACTTCATTTGTTCTGCAATTGGTCGAACAGTCGGTGGACCAGCTTGTTACTAGCAGTATTTCAGGTTGTCCCAGTCGGTTGCTGTTGCCATAATGAATTAttttctctcttcttctttttttgtcccAGCTTGTACACTAAATCCACTTTACTAAAGATTTTTTTGGCCAATTCTTTAGGCTTCCTTGGTAGTGTAGATTCAAGaaaattttataaaatttattcattCTTTCTTCACTTTTTTTTTATTTGTATGTTCTCTACTGTTGAGTTAATTTAGTTGCAACCATAACAAGTATGCTCTGTATTCAGTTCAGCTAACAGTTTTTGTAGTTATTGTTAAAATAAACTGCTTTTTTAAGTAAGGGAAAATGTTCCCATTGTTTTATTTCATTAACCATATATATATAGAAAATTTATTCTGATTTGTTGTCCTTAATTGCCGAAGGAGCCTTTTTTGGGTACATGCTATGCAATTTTCATATGTATAACTGTAATGAACATACAGTACTGGAAAATTTTATCTGTGAGTTGCATGACGACAATGTTAGATCCCTTACCATTTTTAACTTTGTATGCATGAACAGATGAACACTCAATACAGTAATTTTCATATTTGGGAGGTGTAATTTTTAAAACTAGTGACAATGGGAAATCCTTATCGGTGTTCTTTTATGTCTTATCTAGTTAACATAACATAGTGTTAGTTGGAGAACCCATGATGGGAACAATTACGTTCCCTTGAATTACTGGGCTAAATATGCTCCTTTTTTGCAATTGCCAGCTTGAAAAGCTCATAAATGCTAATTCAACTGAGGTTGATTGGGAACGTTCCTTCTATTTGAATTTAGTCGCTCACACGTCATATACTGTCACAGTGGCATTGTGCAGGTATGTTTCTGTGGCACTTCTGCTAAGATCTTACAAGCTTTGTATGCTCTGAACAATTAGCTATAACTATGCATAAGAACAACTGCAAACCTTTTTGGGTGATCTATTGAGGTGTTATGGCTGGTGTGCGAGACACTGGAGTTGAGACATATATTCAGGAGGCGCCACCGTATAGAAGAGGTGTAATAACGGTGgtgcagagtgtgtgtgtgtgtgttcagcaTCGATGTGGCCTTGTGTTGAGCTGTAGGCTATATAAGCCAGTCTGTACCTAGAGAATGGTTAAGCTGAACAAATTGAGAGAAATCTACCAATTAGCCTCCTACTCTCAGttattcctcttcttctccaagccTTCGTGTTTACTATCTTCATCGCGTCTTGGCAGATCGCCAATGGCAACGGGGTGCTAAATGAAGTAAATCCTTATATTAATACAACACTTTTGGTCTGTTAGCTATAGTCAGTTAAAGAACTCCCCAGATTTTTGGTTCATAGTTTCTCACCCTTTATCAAAATCTGAGACGGTTGGCAAATAATGATTGTCATGTCATCTAATTCTGTATTGAAACAGCATTCTCTGTTTCAACTAAATGTTGCGAAACGGGTCTGGGTTGTTGGTACAATCACACTTTTTTCATTAGCTGGCTGAACAATTTGTGACCACAAATTTATCTTTCAGCTTGAGTTTGCCCTGGAATGTTAAGGGACTCACAAATCTTAGAGTGCCAGTAGTATCAATTGTCATGCACAACAAAACCTTTTTTTTCATAACTCCCCTCAGTAATATTTAATGGTTGGTTATGTGCTTCTTCTAATCTACTTCCACAGTATCAGCAATCTTCGCAATCGTGCAGACAAAAGCAAGCGGTTGCCTCCAATTTACAAGGTTTCAAAAACTGTATATGCATCCCCTAGCCGTGTAAATTTCCGCCTTGATCAAAGAAAGGTAACTTTTTTTCTGGCATCATCTTTTCAGAGAGACTGCCTTTCAATATAAATAATCTGTCGTAACTCACATCCCTTTAATAGGCTGTAGAGACAGTACCTGCATATCCGAACATTTATTTCTCAGTTGATGACTTCGATGATCCTTTTGATGCTGTGGTGAGTTCTGATTTACTTCTCCCAAAAATTACATAACATTGTGTTCTGGCAATACTTTGCAAATATTATAGATGCCTGCGGTTTAATCACTGATGTTCCGTGGTTTTCCTTCAGATGGCTTTGACCATATACTTTCTAAGTTAACCATAAAGAGTAAAGTGATCTTGTAAATTTGAGCAGGTTTTGTCAGACCCAAAACACTGCTATTGTGTGATTCTCAATGCGCATGATGGGGCAGCATTTCCTGAAGAAAGCGAATCAAGCAATGTCGGTTCAAATATACAATCTGGGATCAACTCTGGGAGCAGTGGAGAGAACCCACCAAAGGTTCACTCTCTTCCTAAATGAAGgtttcatcgtgatgaccgcagctctcttctatgtgatggtagtttagatgatcgatatcgacttgtaatgtgaagacaaactcgcggtctcgagacttgtaatataatgttctatctttgttcggtcttttcaattcggagactaatatgatgaattgtattcggagactaaaatgatgaattgtattcagagactaatcttctattgtattcgatgaatctgttgttgatgtgtgctgtctatattttgtccaattatacattttgtaacctgtgcaaaaaacagaaaattaaaaaattaaaaaaacctaatattcatactaatggcgcatcacatcatagtgcgccattagtatgccagaggatactaatggcgcatcactaaacagtgcgccattagtatgccgaagttactaatggcgcatccagttgttgtgcgccattagtatgccaaggcacctgggtatagatggccccctgggaggcatactaatgtcgcactgttgtatatactaatggcacatctggggtgcgccattagtataccagatactaatggcgcaccagtggtgcgccattagtaaaatatactaatggtgtgctactaatggcgcaccactaatgcgccattaatagccaaattaggtgcgccattagtaggccttttcctagtagtgacttgTCAGGTTGCACAGGAGTTCATACTTTTGTTGAAGCTTCTGTGCAGCTGCATCTTTCTTTGCCATTTCTGCATTCATACCAGCCACCAATTCAGCTCTGCATTGGTGCTGATATGTGACAGCAGACTGCAGATAACTGAAATCCACAACCCTATCCTGCTGAAAGTCCACAAGTTGATGCACATCTTTCACTAACTTGTCATAGTCTGCATCCAGCTTGTTCTTTTCTTCTGTCAACTGATGAATAGTTAGAGCACTTCGAAGATTATCATTCACCCTAGCAGACTTGCTCTCTTCAACCATTGATCAAAGCTTCAGCAATGCATTCTCCATTGTTGGGGGCCACTGCTCATCAACCCACTGAACAAACCCACAATTTTGACCTTCCTGGAAAAATTAGAAGGGCAAAATTTAGTACAATACAACTACTAAGAGTAGTAAGCAACAGTTAGTTCATGGCAGTACCTAATGTTGGCACTGACATTAACTGGATTTGCACAGCCATTTTCTAAGCAACAGGACCACATTGTAAAATAAATTAATGTAATCCTACAATGGATGATCAACTCATATATTTACCAGGCACCAGAGTAACACTCCATTCAACTTAGAAGTTGCTAAGCAGCCATGTGCTAAGCAACAGCAGTTGCTAAGAATTGACCATTAATATAATGAAATCCTAACAGTAATAAGCAACACAATGTGAACTACTTTGCCCACCTAAATACACTACACTAGCCTGCAGCAACAAACTAGCTAATGAGACTACCTACTGTCAGCAGTAAGCAATTGTTACTAACTGGCTCCACTGAACTTAATATTGAGCAACACTGCATTTGGAAAGAAGTGTAAATAAATAGCATGTGCACACAACAGGAGCATATATTTTAGCAGAAATGCATTccactgaacttaataatgatcaTTCCTAACAAATTTAGCGTGCACATAACTGAATCACAGGTGGCAAACAAGACTCTGCCACTTTCAATGAACACATCCAGTGCTTAATCACCAAGGCAAGAAAATTACCGGCTCTGCACATGCTAAGAACCTTCTCCCAGTCATTGTTCCTTCGAACGCAACAAGCCTCTCTGATGGCTTCCCATGCTTCTCGCACAACACTATCAGATCTAGCTCAAGACCCTTGTAATCCGGGTCCTCAAGAGAGAAAGGCACCTGCCCAAGCAAAATCCAAGTTACCATCATGTGCAGAGGACGAGGAAAAATCTAATCAAACGAAATCCTAACAACAAAGACCACCTACACACAAAAATCCCCAAATTTCCTAAACCTAACCCTAATCCTAGCTCCAATGGAGTAACTTACCTGGTTCAGCCCATCGGTGGAGGTTTCGGAGGGCATGTACGGGAGGCTTGAGTTGTCGTCGCTGCTCTCGTCCTCCAGAACCATGGCTGCGGCGGCGTGCTGTGGCGGCCGGCGGTGGCGGGCgcaggcgacggcgaggcagagagcaggaagaaagaaagaagaaggcgagcggggtcggggtcggggtctggcTCGGTCGCACATAAACGGTCCGAGCCGGCCTCGTCCGAGTCAGCGCGCAGCCAGCGCAGGCGACGCGCGCACTGGCCAGCGTGgcgcctgacgggcgggcccaaTCGGTCAGCTTTAGTGTCAATACGTACAAAACGAGCTTTTAGTCTTTTTTGCAACGGCTAGCCCCAatcttggtactgacacgtaaaaattaccaatcttggtaccaatctgcttccaatgccccaattgtggtacttctgtgcaatttactctCGTGGGCCACATCAAGGGAGTATGGCATTTGTTTCCTGGCATGTGGACGACTGTGCAGACGGTACTCTCCGTTCTTCTTTACTATCCTACAGTGCATGCTTATAGAGAATGCGAAAGATGCCGCCAATAATTAAGGCTTGTAGTATTTGTTACATATGTTCCTTATTACTGAATCTCATTTAGGAGAGTGTGTTGGTTTAATTAGTGCTTGCTTTGGCTCTTTGGGTTAGCTATGTGTTGCTTTAATTAAGGCTTGTATTTGTTACATATGTTCCTTATTACTGAGTGTATGTTTTTAGTTTCTATTTCTTTTGTACGCCCCTGTGTTGTAACCTCGTTCCAATGAATCAAATGCGCTTCAGTTACATCTTATTGTCCTTGGCCAAACTGAAAAATCAAATGCGCTTCGCTTACATCTTGTTGTCGTGGAATACGTACCCGTGGCCTTGGCCAAACTGAAAAATGTGATGCGGTGCGCGATGCTATCTCAATTTCACGCTCTCACATTGTCTGACTACAAGAATCGAAAGTTGACTCCGTAAGCCCCAGAAAATGCAAGAGGAACCCTTCAAAAAAAACTTTGCAAAGTGGTAACACACATGCACATGGGTGATACACAATTTATGGTTAGCATCTTGGAAACAAGGGTGGAGTGGTTCAAGTGTTAGAAATTGAAAGGAGGAGATTTCTTGGACCGGACCCTGTCGGCCTAGGTGGTTCCGACTATGGCTAAGTCCGGTCCGGAGGTTAACCCTAGGCCAAGGGCCCTGGCCTCTGCTCCGGACCCAGCGCAGGACTGTGTTCACTGGGTCCGGGTGGAGTAGGCAGAGCGCAGCACAACTGCAGGGTGGCTTCGGACCCAGGCTGATATTTCCAAGAGATTTGCCGTATTTTCTTTCCATTTAATATGagtcattcaaatttgaactacaagtacataAATTAGTGGAGAAAATTGGTTAGAAAAATATGGCCTATGATCTTCTCCACATGTGGATGCCTTATGCAGGAAAATTCAGCAGGGCGATATGCAAAATAATTGTGTGGAAATTTTTTACAGTGCAATATTTCCAGGCACATCGCACACGGTTGAAGAACAGTGCGGATGATGACATGTGGGCCGACTTCATACGTTAAGTCCCGGAAACCCTCCTCACATTGCAGCCGTCGCGAAGTGCCACCACCCGTCGCCTATTGTCAATGCCCGTCAAAGCCGTATCGAACGGCAAATTCATAAACATTTAAATATAACAACTCACAATTCATATCCACCAACACACAAGACATATCACTCATTTCATACTACTTGCACAACCATCATAATTAATTAGGCAGAATTcatactctaaaatatatctaaACAAGAGGTCAACATATAAAAAGAAAAATTCTCACTTAATTAGATGCGGGCTGAGGGCGCTGTCGTCGATTGGCCCGGCGGTAGGAGGACACCGACAGGGAGGAGGGCCGAATGCAGCTGGCGGGAGGAGGACGGGGGTGGGTGCGGCGGGAGAAGGGGGCGACAAAGGTCGGCGGCACGACGCCGGTCGAGCACAGGAGCGGCCTCAGCGGTAGAAGGGGGCGACGAAGGTCGTCGGCACCGCGCCGGCCGGGCACGGGGGCGGCTGCAGCTGCGGCGGGAGAAGGGGCCGACGCCATGGGGCGAGAAATCGGCGGCGCTGGGTGAAGTGTAAATAGCAAATCTTAGCCCTTCACAAGTATTTTGCTATATTTAAGTGATTTACAGCAATTTTTTGCATTTAATGCAAGTAATTCAGATTTGAATTACAAGTACATAAATTAGAGCATAAAAATGGTTAAAAAATATCTCGTATGATCTTCTCCGCATGTGGTGCCTTGTTCGAGAAAAATAAGCAGGGTAATATGCAAAATAATTGTGTGGAACCACATAAAAAATGCACTTTTTCGTTGTCGAAATTTTTGAAAATGTAAAAGAAGTCAAAAAAAGTTGAAACTAGGCATGGTGCCATGAATTGACTTCACAATGCAATGGTAAAAATCTGAGATGGCTCGGAGATTATTGCCATGTAGAGTCTTCACAAATCGAGCCATCTCCGATGAAGTTTCGTCGTTTCGTGAGGGAACCACTTAAATTTTGAGAGATAGTGGAGGTATCTCCTTTGTTTGAACATGATTTTTTTTGTATGCTCAACATACGCTATGAAATCATAATTGTGCAAGTTTGGCATTTTTCGTGGTTCATTTGCTATATTTAAGTGATTTACAGCTTTTTTTGCATTTAATTCAAGTAAGTCAGATTTGAACTACAAGTACAGAAATTAGTGGATAAAAATGGTTAGAAAATTCTCTATTATGATCTTCTCCACATGTGGATGCCTTGTTCAAGATAAATGAGCAGGGCAATATGCCAAATAATTGTGTGCAACCACATCCAAAAAGGACTTTTTTGTTGTCGAAAAATTTGAAaatgcaaatgaagtcaaaaaaaagttgaaacttggcatggtgccatggatTGACTTCATAATGCAGAGATAAAAATCTTAGATGGGTTGGAGATTGTTGCCATGTAGAGTCTTCACAAATCGAGCCATCTCCGATGAAgattcgtggtttcgagagggaaccaCTTAAATTTTGAGAGATGGttgaggtatcttctttgtttgaATGTGATTTTTTTGTATGCTCAACATACGCTATGAAATCAGTGGGTGAAATGATCGTGGATTAGATtcatgatgagttatttattattatgatgatgcatgatgctaagttgttatatgagcatgatgattTACTATATATATCAGTGGTGAAATGaacgtggattagattcaagtgaagGTAACATGTGGTGCACagcgaaagtactactaatccaaattTGATATAATCCACGtttatttcacccactgatatatataataactaatcatggtcataaaatcatatgatgaaagtactgtatataaaacctaTACAAATACAGCGACAATAAGTTGCATTTTTAAACATACAGGAAAATTTAGCAGTAGTGCTTTTTATaagaaacgctactgctacttactattaTCAGTAGCGCTGGTTTCATTCGAGCACTACTGCTAATTAGGTATatcaaccagcgctactactaccagttagttgtagcgccttagtggtagcgcttgtaCCAGCACCACTGATAGCTATAAATTAAGCACCACTGCTAGGGTTATCCCTATTAGTGTTCTCATGGATGTACATATTTGCTTCCGCGACAAGCACACCTGTGCTTCTTAGAAAGGAAAAAATACGTGCTTCCAGTAGAACCAtagatttacttctcgtggagggcAAATATTTGCTTTCACGAACTGTgcttctcaaaaaagaaaaaaattatgtacTTCCACGCGAACCACATATTTGCTTcttgtggaggcgaatatttgctTTCGCGAACTGTGCtcctcaaaaaaggaaaaaaaatgcttCCACAAGAGTTGAGTTGCTTCTCATGGAGGCAAATATTTGCTTTTGTGAATTGTGCTTCTCAAAAAAGGAAACAAATTGTGCTTCCATGATAAACAcagatttgcttctcgtggaggcataGATTTGCTTTCGCGGAAAAAAAGCCTATGCTTCTCGGAAAGTAAAAAGGTGAAAAACCACACCCGTGCTTCCGGCTATTTTTTTCTGCAATGTTTTTTGTAGGTTTTCCTATATTTGTTTATTCTCGTGGTATTTTTTTAAAGTTTTTCAAAACCTATTTACATGGGATCTAGTTTAAAAGATCTTGAAGGGGGAAATTCAACAGTGAAAATGGTTCAGCATTTGGACGCACCgttcaagagataaaacattttaaataaacgaaTCTTTGTTAAAAAGGAAAACTCTCAGCTTGAGACAAGTGATGCACATGTAGTGCCCCATTTGTTAGTGCCTGAGAAGGTGTGGAGAGTGGTCTTTGCAACGGGTAATCTCCCCTCAAAATAAATGCAACGGGTAATCTTTAACTAGTGACACACCCATCatttacagaaaaggaaaaaaatggggCGGGTTGGTGAAGCCCATGTACCGGCCCTTCAACATTACACACCGGAGTGGCCCACCATTGATCAATCCACCTTACCTTTCCCTACCTCGGCCTCGTGTAATCTGTGTGGAGTTCATGACTCTTGGCGACATGCACTTTTTGATTGCCCCATGTCTAGGAGCACCTGGGCTTTGTCTTCGGAAATGTCTTGGATCATCTTAGTTCAAACAGTTTGGACTGTGCAAGGAAGTGGATCTTTGAAGCGCAAAAAGTACTATCTGGAGAGGAGTTTATCAGATTGGTGGTTTCACTTTGGGCCATATGGGAGCCCACCGGAAAGCTATCTATGAAGATATTCATAAGAGCCCTTATGCAATTCATAGCTTCATCAACTCCTATCTGGATGAAATAAAATCTAGGGTGCCAGTCAGAGGGAGTAGAAGCAGCACAAGTGTGCGTCCAACTGGTTGGATTGCACCGCCGGAAAACTTCTCAAAGCTCAACGTAGATACTACAGTACATCATCAAGGGCATGTTGGAGCTGTGGGGGCTATCTGTCGAGACCGAAGAGGGGTATTCCTTGGAGCATCTGCTATGGTTTATAACAATGGAGATCCGGCTACTTTGGAGGCGGTGGCCATTCGTTTCCTTGGAGCTGTGGGGGCTATCTGTCGTTGGCTATGATCTTATTCTTTTTTTTAAAACATTGAGGTGCAAGCTTTTGCAATATCACCTTCGTTTGGAAATACATGACGTTCATGTGTTCGGAAAATACATGACGTGGTTTGAATTAAAACCACATTGATGCCtgtgaacctgaaccttaatgatatttgaagcatgTAATCTGTATTTTAAGTACATATCAAATTTAGAAGCAAATCACCTTTattaagttttcattttctttcctCACTAAAGTAAACACCCGTCAGAACTGTATTTATTCGTCTCAAAAGAATGCTTTGTCCCCTAGCCAATGACATTGTCTTTTAGGAACTATTGATAATCAACACTATCTTACTGTGTTGTCCATGGCATCTCGGTATAACATTAACTGGAATTGCGTTTGTCAAGTTTGTCATTTTCTCTTGTCAGTCTAGTACGCACTGTCGGATAATGATTTTGCTCTGCAAGCAGTCATTTTTGAAGCACTACTTTGTTCTATCTTTATTCTGAGTTCTGTGATTACTCTTTTTATGTCCCCATCGCTGTTTAATAGAAGTAAGTCAATATCTTCTGACCAGTCGACAGTGAATCAGGATGTCAATTAATGCATGCCGGGAATTTACTTGGTGACCCCAATTACATGTGAAACTTTGCTAGCCAGTGATGGAACTGTAATTGCCTCTCTCTGATCGATGTTTTATCTACTTCAGTCAGACATGCATGTACTGTTGGTAGCTAATCTGAGTTATGATATTGCCTTGTTTTGTAGATCAATCTCCTAGGGAAGCAGCAGATTGAGTTACAAATAACAAGGTACTCCTATCTATATTTAACCCAACAGGCCAAGACTAAAGCTGCCAAGGAGGGTGATGAGCGTGTGGCGCATCACGGGGATGGAAAGATCACGAGTGCCAAGACACGTCGCCAGACATGGACACAAGTTTTGGTCTGTTGCAATTCTGCATGGGTTCCGCCCCGCTGCTGAACCTTGAAGAGTTACGCAGATACAGATGTGATATGCTCGCTGGGGCCATGCATGCTAAGCAAGAAGCAGGTCGACACATTGAATAGCACAAGCCTGTTGCCTTGCGACGTTGCTCAGAAATTGCTGCGATGAGTACGTGCATACATCCAGTCTGGCCAATCCTACTGTGCGCCGCTATATATACGACGGTTAATAGTTCGTCCATTCGGTATATGGCAAAGGTATTTTGACCCCGGCCTGCAGGACCGTGCACAAATACTTGCACATCTCCTTTGCAGATGTGACATGGAATCGAGAGGGTACCTGCCTGTTGGGGAAATAAATGCTCAGCTTCATTCTTCTTCTTCTCGGCAGAGGAATGCTGCTCACCCGATTTGCTTCAAGACCTGGCCTTCATTTGTGTGTTCCAGAAATGCTACTTCATGCGCCTGCTTACTGGAGCACGCGCCATTGATCAGGAACAACCAGACTGCATTATCTTCTGAAAAAATCGACACATGTTAACTGAAGAAACCCATACCTATCGGTTGGCGTCACACCTGGCTGGCTCATCTTCGGCCGCAGGATCTTCATCTAACGCCAACTTACCGCTTCACCCCAAGTTATGACCGTGCATCAAGCGGCTCTGATGAGTGATGGCTGGAAATGTCGCTATTTGAATTACTACCTTTTACTATCCCCTTGTTCACATGCTTTTACTTTGGCGTTAATTAAAGTTACCTttggatgcatacggccatctttagTTATTATTCAACACAGGTCTAACAGGAACATATATCAAGCCACTCaaagccaccactcacacctacaaaacttgataatgtggagtgctctcactccccatatcCAAAACCGGTGCCGTCGCCGGTCCATTCACATAACGTATCGGAACCCACAACCGATGCAACAAATCTAAAGTGTACACCACATGCACATGTTTTA
This region of Triticum aestivum cultivar Chinese Spring chromosome 2D, IWGSC CS RefSeq v2.1, whole genome shotgun sequence genomic DNA includes:
- the LOC123048111 gene encoding uncharacterized protein isoform X1, which codes for MAAATLRSALLSSCALRRLASASAPRAPRLAQPKVQGFARARRSYPAAFAASAMSTSSGAKEAPANNPGLQAKVDPATKGYFMQQTLEKLINANSTEVDWERSFYLNLVAHTSYTVTVALCSISNLRNRADKSKRLPPIYKVSKTVYASPSRVNFRLDQRKAVETVPAYPNIYFSVDDFDDPFDAVVLSDPKHCYCVILNAHDGAAFPEESESSNVGSNIQSGINSGSSGENPPKVHSLPK
- the LOC123048111 gene encoding uncharacterized protein isoform X2, which codes for MAAATLRSALLSSCALRRLASASAPRAPRLAQPKGFARARRSYPAAFAASAMSTSSGAKEAPANNPGLQAKVDPATKGYFMQQTLEKLINANSTEVDWERSFYLNLVAHTSYTVTVALCSISNLRNRADKSKRLPPIYKVSKTVYASPSRVNFRLDQRKAVETVPAYPNIYFSVDDFDDPFDAVVLSDPKHCYCVILNAHDGAAFPEESESSNVGSNIQSGINSGSSGENPPKVHSLPK